The nucleotide window AAAGAATTACTTTGTGGTTCGAGTTTCCAGTTTTCTTTCAGTATTTTCCGGACATCGTTGACTGTCCAGTATTGTTTGCTGAACATCTTGCCAAGCATATTGAAAATGTCCTGAGGAATACAATGGATTTTGCTGTCTTCAGTACTTTCGAAAAACTCATATAAAAGTTCGATGATCTTGGATTCCAGTTTGTTATTATTTTTCCACACCAGTTTCTGAAGAGCCTTTGTTCTGATCTGGGAGTCTGTGAACCACATCCTTGTCTCCTTACGACTGTGGAAAGGTCTTTGAATTAAGTATCGAAGAAAATAAGGGATCTCTTTGTTGAGATTTTTTAGAAATTCGGTGTTTTCGCTTTTGATTGATTTTACTTTGATGATCCAAAATCTGATCTCATTTTCATCGATCTGAATGAAGTTATCTTCATTATTGGAACAGAGAATAAATTTGCCAAAGAATTCGACTTCTTCACGGTCTTTTCCCTTTGCCTCCTTTTTGTCTTTGTCAGTAGTAGAAAGATATTTTAAGCGTTCAGTGATTTCTTTTTTATCAAAGAATACCTCATCAATTGCAACAATCAGCATTGAAGTCCAATCTGAATTGAACTGACTGCTGAATGAGTCTCCTTTGATGTAGGTCATATTTAATCCGAAGATAGATTTCAACCATTTGATAAAAGTTGATTTTCCAGTAGCTCTTTCTTTACTTACCAAGCAAAGAATTGGAAGTATCTGCGTTGGATGTTCAAGCAATATCTTTATGTAATCTAGGCCTAGCTCCAATTGCTCTCCGAAAATATGCTCCATAAATTTTAGTGAGAATGGAATTTTGTTTTCTAAATCTTCAGGACTTATACTTTCATTGATTGGTTGATAAGGAATTTCATTGTACATATTGTAGAATCCGTCGATGATCTGCTTATAATTAAGATGAGAAGGAATACAGCAGAAGCCATCATATTTTGAAACTTTTGAAACGTAGATTTTTCCGTGATCGCTAATAATTGTTTCACGGTTCCATCGTACCAAAATTGAAATTTTGTCTCCTGAGATCAATGGTTTCTCGATAGTCTTATAATAGGTTATCCCTACTCTGAGGTATGGAATTTTTTCGCTCATATTTTAAAGGTTTGGTTCCGTACATGAAATGCGGAAGGGTGAATTAGATTATTTGATAAATAAAATCTCTATCTATCTCCTATACTTAAGCGATTTGACCTCGTTTAAAGCATCCATCAGATCAAAATGATTGACCCTGTAGAATCTTCCTATTTGTTCTGCTTTGATGTTGCCTTTTAAAATGTGTGAGCGTACGGTCTGGTAATCCAGTTTAAGAATTTCTGAACACTCTTTGATAGAGTATAGTTTCTTTTTCAACTCGATTTCAGGTTCTTTTTTTAGGGAATAGAGTAAGTCTTTTACTTCCCCTAATTCGTCGAGAATGGTTTGGAATGGATTTGTTGTCTGCATAATCTGTTGTATTTATTTGCAGACAAAATTGTATGATCGGAATAACTAATGATGCAATTCTACTCAATTGCGTAAAGTTTGATAGCTGATATTTAGTTATATATAAATTAATGGTGTAGACATATTGTTCCTCGGTAATGTAAAGACCAAAGAGAATTTCTTAATTTTCAGAATTGACATCGTGAGGTAATGTCTCTGTAATTAAAACGAAGGGATATTGTATACTGGATTTTTATTTATTTCTCATCTGCATTTTTCACATACTCCGTCAGAAATATATTCGTCACCAGATAATCCACATCTTGAGCATTTTAAATTTATCAAATCACAATTCGATTCAATTATTTTCTGTAAAATT belongs to Chryseobacterium gleum and includes:
- a CDS encoding primase-helicase family protein, with the translated sequence MSEKIPYLRVGITYYKTIEKPLISGDKISILVRWNRETIISDHGKIYVSKVSKYDGFCCIPSHLNYKQIIDGFYNMYNEIPYQPINESISPEDLENKIPFSLKFMEHIFGEQLELGLDYIKILLEHPTQILPILCLVSKERATGKSTFIKWLKSIFGLNMTYIKGDSFSSQFNSDWTSMLIVAIDEVFFDKKEITERLKYLSTTDKDKKEAKGKDREEVEFFGKFILCSNNEDNFIQIDENEIRFWIIKVKSIKSENTEFLKNLNKEIPYFLRYLIQRPFHSRKETRMWFTDSQIRTKALQKLVWKNNNKLESKIIELLYEFFESTEDSKIHCIPQDIFNMLGKMFSKQYWTVNDVRKILKENWKLEPQSNSLAYIKYDLDHGLNFFQQNKTGRYFTIDRNFILQRFDEMMN
- a CDS encoding helix-turn-helix domain-containing protein, which translates into the protein MQTTNPFQTILDELGEVKDLLYSLKKEPEIELKKKLYSIKECSEILKLDYQTVRSHILKGNIKAEQIGRFYRVNHFDLMDALNEVKSLKYRR